One window of the Branchiostoma lanceolatum isolate klBraLanc5 chromosome 3, klBraLanc5.hap2, whole genome shotgun sequence genome contains the following:
- the LOC136430663 gene encoding oxaloacetate decarboxylase, mitochondrial-like isoform X2 translates to MTAPLKLSRFYEWGRKIVGVGRNYRAHCAELGNPVPKEPVLFLKPTTAYLPEGKGPTRGPPGCTELHHEIELGVVISGGGTNIPEESAMDHVGGYVLALDMTARDYQNIAKQKGIPWTWAKCFDTACPISEFVPKEKVHDPQDLDMWLKVNGEVRQKTNTNDMIFTVPYIISYISKIMTLERGDLILTGTPMGVSGVQPNDQLEAEIEGVVAMKFTVGDKL, encoded by the exons ATGACAGCGCCCTTAAAACTTTCCAGATTCTACGAATGGGGCAGAAAGATTGTTGGAGTGGGCAGGAATTACAG AGCTCACTGTGCAGAGCTGGGTAATCCTGTACCAAAAGAACCCGTCCTATTCTTGAAGCCAACAACTGCTTACCTGCCAGAGGGGAAAGGGCCTACCAGG GGCCCTCCTGGGTGTACAGAGCTTCACCATGAGATCGAGCTGGGCGTTGTGATATCAGGTGGCGGCACCAACATTCCCGAGGAAAGTGCCATGGACCACGTGGGGGGGTACGTCCTCGCCCTGGACATGACGGCCAGGGACTACCAGAACATAGCCAAGCAGAAGGGCATTCCATGGACATGGGCTAAGT GCTTTGACACTGCATGTCCGATCAGCGAGTTTGTCCCAAAAGAAAAGGTTCACGACCCTCAAGACCTGGACATGTGGTTGAAGGTCAACGGTGAGGTGCGGCAGAAGACAAACACCAACGACATGATCTTCACAGTACCTTACATCATCAGCTATATCAGCAAGATCATGACCCTGGAACGAG GTGACCTGATCCTGACAGGTACACCCATGGGTGTATCAGGTGTTCAGCCGAATGACCAGCTGGAGGCTGAGATAGAGGGGGTGGTGGCCATGAAGTTCACTGTGGGGGACAAACTGTGA
- the LOC136430663 gene encoding oxaloacetate decarboxylase, mitochondrial-like isoform X1 produces MTAPLKLSRFYEWGRKIVGVGRNYRSQCEEIGMPIPDEPAIVFLKPPSCVLLEGTEPMRGPPGCTELHHEIELGVVISGGGTNIPEESAMDHVGGYVLALDMTARDYQNIAKQKGIPWTWAKCFDTACPISEFVPKEKVHDPQDLDMWLKVNGEVRQKTNTNDMIFTVPYIISYISKIMTLERGDLILTGTPMGVSGVQPNDQLEAEIEGVVAMKFTVGDKL; encoded by the exons ATGACAGCGCCCTTAAAACTTTCCAGATTCTACGAATGGGGCAGAAAGATTGTTGGAGTGGGCAGGAATTACAG AAGTCAATGTGAGGAGATAGGCATGCCCATTCCAGACGAACCAGCTATTGTGTTCCTCAAGCCACCATCTTGTGTCTTACTAGAAGGAACTGAGCCCATGCGG GGCCCTCCTGGGTGTACAGAGCTTCACCATGAGATCGAGCTGGGCGTTGTGATATCAGGTGGCGGCACCAACATTCCCGAGGAAAGTGCCATGGACCACGTGGGGGGGTACGTCCTCGCCCTGGACATGACGGCCAGGGACTACCAGAACATAGCCAAGCAGAAGGGCATTCCATGGACATGGGCTAAGT GCTTTGACACTGCATGTCCGATCAGCGAGTTTGTCCCAAAAGAAAAGGTTCACGACCCTCAAGACCTGGACATGTGGTTGAAGGTCAACGGTGAGGTGCGGCAGAAGACAAACACCAACGACATGATCTTCACAGTACCTTACATCATCAGCTATATCAGCAAGATCATGACCCTGGAACGAG GTGACCTGATCCTGACAGGTACACCCATGGGTGTATCAGGTGTTCAGCCGAATGACCAGCTGGAGGCTGAGATAGAGGGGGTGGTGGCCATGAAGTTCACTGTGGGGGACAAACTGTGA
- the LOC136430663 gene encoding oxaloacetate decarboxylase, mitochondrial-like isoform X3 has translation MPIPDEPAIVFLKPPSCVLLEGTEPMRGPPGCTELHHEIELGVVISGGGTNIPEESAMDHVGGYVLALDMTARDYQNIAKQKGIPWTWAKCFDTACPISEFVPKEKVHDPQDLDMWLKVNGEVRQKTNTNDMIFTVPYIISYISKIMTLERGDLILTGTPMGVSGVQPNDQLEAEIEGVVAMKFTVGDKL, from the exons ATGCCCATTCCAGACGAACCAGCTATTGTGTTCCTCAAGCCACCATCTTGTGTCTTACTAGAAGGAACTGAGCCCATGCGG GGCCCTCCTGGGTGTACAGAGCTTCACCATGAGATCGAGCTGGGCGTTGTGATATCAGGTGGCGGCACCAACATTCCCGAGGAAAGTGCCATGGACCACGTGGGGGGGTACGTCCTCGCCCTGGACATGACGGCCAGGGACTACCAGAACATAGCCAAGCAGAAGGGCATTCCATGGACATGGGCTAAGT GCTTTGACACTGCATGTCCGATCAGCGAGTTTGTCCCAAAAGAAAAGGTTCACGACCCTCAAGACCTGGACATGTGGTTGAAGGTCAACGGTGAGGTGCGGCAGAAGACAAACACCAACGACATGATCTTCACAGTACCTTACATCATCAGCTATATCAGCAAGATCATGACCCTGGAACGAG GTGACCTGATCCTGACAGGTACACCCATGGGTGTATCAGGTGTTCAGCCGAATGACCAGCTGGAGGCTGAGATAGAGGGGGTGGTGGCCATGAAGTTCACTGTGGGGGACAAACTGTGA